Proteins found in one Chiloscyllium plagiosum isolate BGI_BamShark_2017 chromosome 23, ASM401019v2, whole genome shotgun sequence genomic segment:
- the alg10 gene encoding dol-P-Glc:Glc(2)Man(9)GlcNAc(2)-PP-Dol alpha-1,2-glucosyltransferase isoform X1: MERLEPLLFSALLSSNFLVSSVVFSAISRVQRAPYMDEIFHVPQAQRYCDGRFSEWDPMITTLPGLYLVSTGIIKPVSWLMGWTGSIVCSTGMLRFVNLLFNTGNLYLLYLLLCKIHQKDKATCTFRRIMSALTLASFPLLYFFSFLYYTDAGSTFFILFTYLMCLYGSHSIAACLGFCAFMFRQTNIVWIIFCAGSVVAQKLTEAWKIDSLKKRDEKTVILNSTVEIKKIVRFLLEYVLSFNNLKGLIFLTWPYIILVVGFLLFVSLNGGIVIGDRTNHEISLNFPQLFYFFSFTLVFSLPHLLSPHKIITFLSSVKKQPLFYLFLVVVSLLLIWKFTYIHKFLLADNRHYTFYVWKNIFQRHELIKYMLVPGYIFAVWTFIETLKSKSIFWNLAFFICLAAATVPQKLLEFRYFIVPYLIFRLNIPMPLGFKILAELAVYSVLNVLTVYLFLYKTFQWPGSEEVHRFMW; encoded by the exons ATGGAGCGTCTCGAGCCGCTCCTCTTCTCCGCGCTCCTCAGCAGCAACTTCCTAGTCTCCTCTGTGGTTTTCTCGGCCATCAGCCGGGTGCAGAGGGCTCCTTACATGGACGAGATTTTCCACGTCCCGCAGGCGCAGCGGTACTGCGACGGGAGATTTTCCGAG TGGGATCCAATGATCACAACTTTACCTGGCCTCTATCTGGTGTCTACTGGGATAATCAAGCCAGTATCTTGGCTGATGGGTTGGACAGGGAGTATAGTATGTTCTACAGGAATGCTACGATTCGTTAATCTTCTGTTCAATACTGGCAACCTCTACTTGCTTTATCTGCTCTTGTGCAAGATACATCAGAAGGACAAG GCCACCTGTACATTCCGGAGAATTATGTCTGCATTAACACTTGCCTCATTTCCCCTGCTTTACTTTTTCTCATTCCTCTATTACACAGATGCAGGCTCAACATTCTTCATTTTATTTACTTATCTGATGTGCCTATATGGGAGTCATAGTATTGCTGCATGCCTTGGATTCTGTGCCTTTATGTTCCGTCAGACTAACATCGTCTGGATTATATTCTGTGCAGGAAGTGTTGTCGCACAGAAATTGACAGAAGCATGGAAGATTGATTCTCTCAAGAAAAGGGATGAAAAGACAgttattctaaactccactgtGGAGATCAAGAAGATTGTGCGCTTCCTGTTAGAGTATGTCCTATCGTTTAACAATCTGAAAGGACTGATATTTCTGACCTGGCCATACATCATCTTAGTTGTGGGATTTCTGCTGTTTGTCTCCCTGAATGGAGGAATAGTTATCGGTGACAGGACCAACCACGAGATCTCTCTCAACTTTCCTCAGTTATTCTActtcttttctttcaccctaGTATTCTCCCTTCCTCATCTGCTTTCCCCTCATAAGATAATAACTTTCCTAAGTTCAGTAAAGAAGCAACCTTTATTTTACCTTTTTCTTGTAGTTGTCTCCTTGTTGTTGATTTGGAAGTTCACTTACATTCATAAGTTTTTGCTGGCTGATAACAGACATTACACATTTTATGTTTGGAAAAATATCTTTCAGAGGCACGAACTAATCAAGTATATGTTGGTCCCAGGGTATATCTTTGCTGTTTGGAcattcattgaaacattgaagtCCAAATCAATTTTCTGGAACTTAGCGTTTTTTATCTGTTTGGCTGCTGCTACTGTTCCACAAAAGTTATTAGAATTTCGTTATTTCATTGTGCCATATCTTATCTTCAGACTGAACATCCCAATGCCTTTGGGCTTTAAGATTCTTGCGGAGCTGGCTGTGTATTCTGTACTAAATGTGCTAACTGTTTACTTGTTTCTCTACAAAACCTTCCAGTGGCCAGGTAGCGAAGAAGTTCACAGGTTTATGTGGTGA
- the alg10 gene encoding dol-P-Glc:Glc(2)Man(9)GlcNAc(2)-PP-Dol alpha-1,2-glucosyltransferase isoform X2: protein MERLEPLLFSALLSSNFLVSSVVFSAISRVQRAPYMDEIFHVPQAQRYCDGRFSEATCTFRRIMSALTLASFPLLYFFSFLYYTDAGSTFFILFTYLMCLYGSHSIAACLGFCAFMFRQTNIVWIIFCAGSVVAQKLTEAWKIDSLKKRDEKTVILNSTVEIKKIVRFLLEYVLSFNNLKGLIFLTWPYIILVVGFLLFVSLNGGIVIGDRTNHEISLNFPQLFYFFSFTLVFSLPHLLSPHKIITFLSSVKKQPLFYLFLVVVSLLLIWKFTYIHKFLLADNRHYTFYVWKNIFQRHELIKYMLVPGYIFAVWTFIETLKSKSIFWNLAFFICLAAATVPQKLLEFRYFIVPYLIFRLNIPMPLGFKILAELAVYSVLNVLTVYLFLYKTFQWPGSEEVHRFMW, encoded by the exons ATGGAGCGTCTCGAGCCGCTCCTCTTCTCCGCGCTCCTCAGCAGCAACTTCCTAGTCTCCTCTGTGGTTTTCTCGGCCATCAGCCGGGTGCAGAGGGCTCCTTACATGGACGAGATTTTCCACGTCCCGCAGGCGCAGCGGTACTGCGACGGGAGATTTTCCGAG GCCACCTGTACATTCCGGAGAATTATGTCTGCATTAACACTTGCCTCATTTCCCCTGCTTTACTTTTTCTCATTCCTCTATTACACAGATGCAGGCTCAACATTCTTCATTTTATTTACTTATCTGATGTGCCTATATGGGAGTCATAGTATTGCTGCATGCCTTGGATTCTGTGCCTTTATGTTCCGTCAGACTAACATCGTCTGGATTATATTCTGTGCAGGAAGTGTTGTCGCACAGAAATTGACAGAAGCATGGAAGATTGATTCTCTCAAGAAAAGGGATGAAAAGACAgttattctaaactccactgtGGAGATCAAGAAGATTGTGCGCTTCCTGTTAGAGTATGTCCTATCGTTTAACAATCTGAAAGGACTGATATTTCTGACCTGGCCATACATCATCTTAGTTGTGGGATTTCTGCTGTTTGTCTCCCTGAATGGAGGAATAGTTATCGGTGACAGGACCAACCACGAGATCTCTCTCAACTTTCCTCAGTTATTCTActtcttttctttcaccctaGTATTCTCCCTTCCTCATCTGCTTTCCCCTCATAAGATAATAACTTTCCTAAGTTCAGTAAAGAAGCAACCTTTATTTTACCTTTTTCTTGTAGTTGTCTCCTTGTTGTTGATTTGGAAGTTCACTTACATTCATAAGTTTTTGCTGGCTGATAACAGACATTACACATTTTATGTTTGGAAAAATATCTTTCAGAGGCACGAACTAATCAAGTATATGTTGGTCCCAGGGTATATCTTTGCTGTTTGGAcattcattgaaacattgaagtCCAAATCAATTTTCTGGAACTTAGCGTTTTTTATCTGTTTGGCTGCTGCTACTGTTCCACAAAAGTTATTAGAATTTCGTTATTTCATTGTGCCATATCTTATCTTCAGACTGAACATCCCAATGCCTTTGGGCTTTAAGATTCTTGCGGAGCTGGCTGTGTATTCTGTACTAAATGTGCTAACTGTTTACTTGTTTCTCTACAAAACCTTCCAGTGGCCAGGTAGCGAAGAAGTTCACAGGTTTATGTGGTGA
- the alg10 gene encoding dol-P-Glc:Glc(2)Man(9)GlcNAc(2)-PP-Dol alpha-1,2-glucosyltransferase isoform X3, whose product MERLEPLLFSALLSSNFLVSSVVFSAISRVQRAPYMDEIFHVPQAQRYCDGRFSEWDPMITTLPGLYLVSTGIIKPVSWLMGWTGSIVCSTGMLRFVNLLFNTGNLYLLYLLLCKIHQKDKMQAQHSSFYLLI is encoded by the exons ATGGAGCGTCTCGAGCCGCTCCTCTTCTCCGCGCTCCTCAGCAGCAACTTCCTAGTCTCCTCTGTGGTTTTCTCGGCCATCAGCCGGGTGCAGAGGGCTCCTTACATGGACGAGATTTTCCACGTCCCGCAGGCGCAGCGGTACTGCGACGGGAGATTTTCCGAG TGGGATCCAATGATCACAACTTTACCTGGCCTCTATCTGGTGTCTACTGGGATAATCAAGCCAGTATCTTGGCTGATGGGTTGGACAGGGAGTATAGTATGTTCTACAGGAATGCTACGATTCGTTAATCTTCTGTTCAATACTGGCAACCTCTACTTGCTTTATCTGCTCTTGTGCAAGATACATCAGAAGGACAAG ATGCAGGCTCAACATTCTTCATTTTATTTACTTATCTGA